The following proteins come from a genomic window of Flavobacterium crocinum:
- a CDS encoding outer membrane protein assembly factor BamD encodes MKKTFPLIVFLISLQFFGQNDPKTAFQKSKYELAVSYYKKADFTKAIDLFSLAANIKPESEIGQEAIKKVDTLREVLRKEILDQAVGTWKKSGNQPVWSSTAVNNENQSTVEELIEIKEDQILFYEVDKKTKTKKLLKTENLIYNDANNTVSPFSEIILSDGTIWNCSISEKADVLHVVNVAVKTEDGIEKIKSDNEESYYIKN; translated from the coding sequence ATGAAAAAAACATTCCCCCTAATTGTTTTTTTGATTAGCCTTCAATTTTTTGGACAAAATGATCCAAAAACTGCATTTCAAAAAAGCAAGTATGAATTAGCTGTTTCCTACTACAAAAAAGCTGATTTTACTAAAGCTATTGATTTATTTTCTTTGGCTGCCAATATTAAACCTGAAAGCGAAATAGGTCAGGAAGCAATTAAAAAAGTAGATACTTTACGTGAAGTTTTACGAAAAGAAATCCTGGATCAGGCAGTTGGTACCTGGAAAAAATCAGGAAATCAGCCGGTTTGGTCAAGTACCGCTGTAAATAATGAAAATCAGTCTACGGTTGAAGAACTGATTGAAATTAAAGAAGATCAGATTTTGTTTTATGAAGTAGATAAAAAAACGAAAACAAAAAAACTTTTAAAAACAGAAAACTTAATTTACAATGATGCAAACAATACAGTATCACCATTTTCAGAGATTATCCTTTCTGATGGTACTATTTGGAACTGCAGTATTAGTGAAAAAGCAGATGTTCTTCATGTTGTTAACGTAGCGGTTAAAACCGAAGATGGAATAGAAAAAATAAAAAGTGATAACGAAGAAAGTTATTATATTAAAAACTAA
- a CDS encoding outer membrane beta-barrel protein yields the protein MKKLFLAVFLCIYANGFAQLIQVGPQISTNITSVNTNNFSSDHTNTGIGFAAFARVNLLLFYGQAEFGYAKSNFSVYQNSVGETEFKLGGTDASLIAGYKLLPLGKLGNVRLFVGYNWKNYSDISKNNGLNSIAIEKNNHSIIGGAGVDIWKLTFDVRYLAGLSDIDSSNGEIKTGVTNFSLGFKFL from the coding sequence ATGAAAAAATTATTTTTAGCAGTATTTTTATGTATTTACGCAAATGGATTCGCGCAGTTAATACAAGTCGGACCTCAGATTTCTACTAATATCACTTCTGTAAATACCAACAACTTTAGTTCAGACCATACCAACACCGGAATTGGTTTTGCAGCATTTGCACGAGTAAATCTTTTACTTTTTTATGGACAGGCCGAATTTGGTTATGCCAAATCTAATTTCAGCGTGTATCAAAATAGTGTTGGCGAAACCGAATTTAAATTGGGAGGAACAGACGCTTCCTTAATTGCCGGATACAAATTATTACCACTTGGAAAATTAGGAAACGTAAGGCTTTTTGTTGGCTACAACTGGAAAAACTACTCAGACATTAGTAAAAATAATGGTTTAAATTCTATTGCAATAGAAAAAAATAACCATAGTATAATTGGCGGAGCTGGCGTAGATATCTGGAAATTGACTTTTGACGTAAGATATCTTGCAGGTCTAAGTGATATTGATTCTTCTAACGGCGAAATCAAAACTGGTGTTACCAATTTTTCGCTCGGATTTAAATTCTTGTAA
- a CDS encoding efflux RND transporter permease subunit: MFNKFIQRPVLSIVISLIIVFLGVLSVLNLPITQFPTISPPMVNVTADYPGSNGELMIKAVVIPLERALNGVPGMKYMASDAGNDGEATIKVVFNLGTDPNQAAINVQNRVASVTNKLPPLVIREGIKITREVPSMLMYVNLYSTDKNTDMKFLYNYADINVLSELKRVNGIGSGDILGTREYAMRIWLKPDRMLAYKISADEVMEALSSQSLEASPGKTGESSGKRSQAFEYVLKYSGRFTTKEQYENIVVKANPNGELLRLKDVAKVEFGSSMYDIYSNLNGRPSAAIVLKQSFGSNANQVIEEVKAKLEKIKQRFPKGMDYEISYDVSKFLDASIEKVIHTLVEAFILVGLVVFLFLGDWRSTVIPAIAVPVSLIGTFVFMTFFDISLNLITLFALVLAIGVVVDDAIVVIEAVHAKMEEEHLSPFKATKKAMHEIAGAIVAITFLMAAVFIPVAFMSGPVGVFYRQFSVTMATAIILSGIVALTLTPALCAMMLKNNHGQPKKKTPANRFIDAFNEKFNLAQGKYQNLLGKIVDRRVVTIVALVGFCIGTWLISSSVPSGFIPNEDQGMFYAVIQTPPGSSLERTNNIAERVQKIAEDIDGVKSVSSLAGYEILSEGTGANSGTCLVNLKDWSDRKESVLEIMHEMEEKCKDITGANIEFFQPPAVPGYGAAGGFELRLLDKTGSVDYKRMEQVNNDFVAELNKQPELTNVFSFYSSSFPQYMMKVDNDLAQQKGVSIENAMNTLSTLVGSNYEISFIKFGINYKVIVQASPEYRAQPDDILKLYVKNDRDEMVPFSAFMKLEKVYGLSEITRHNMYTSTQISGSPAAGYSSGTAIKVIQKIAAEKLPRGYDIDWAGISADEVAQGNQAIWVFLICLGFVYLVLAAQYESFILPLSVILSLPAGIFGAFLLLKLTGLENNIYAQVAMVMLIGLLGKNAVLIVEFAIQRHAAGLSVLQSAMEGAKARFRPILMTSFAFIAGLLPLAFATGPGKIGNRTIGTAAAGGMLIGTICGVFVIPGLYFIFAKIAEKHKLVKHEEENPLTEEIDNNHV, encoded by the coding sequence ATGTTTAATAAATTTATTCAAAGACCAGTATTGTCGATAGTGATATCGCTGATAATTGTCTTTTTAGGGGTTTTGTCCGTATTGAATTTACCAATTACACAATTCCCTACCATTTCGCCTCCAATGGTGAATGTTACCGCAGATTATCCGGGATCTAACGGTGAGTTGATGATCAAGGCGGTAGTTATTCCTCTGGAAAGAGCCTTAAACGGGGTTCCGGGAATGAAATACATGGCTTCTGATGCCGGAAACGATGGTGAAGCTACGATTAAAGTGGTGTTCAACTTAGGAACAGATCCGAATCAGGCAGCTATTAACGTTCAGAACCGTGTCGCTTCGGTTACCAATAAACTCCCTCCTTTGGTAATTCGTGAAGGTATCAAAATTACAAGAGAAGTACCAAGTATGTTGATGTACGTGAATCTTTACAGTACAGACAAAAATACCGACATGAAGTTCTTATACAACTATGCTGATATCAACGTACTTTCTGAATTGAAAAGGGTAAATGGTATTGGTTCAGGAGATATCTTAGGAACACGTGAATATGCCATGCGTATTTGGTTAAAACCAGATCGTATGTTAGCTTATAAAATTTCTGCTGATGAGGTAATGGAAGCATTATCCAGTCAGAGTTTGGAAGCTTCTCCGGGTAAAACAGGAGAAAGTTCCGGTAAACGTTCTCAGGCATTTGAGTATGTATTGAAATATTCCGGACGTTTTACAACAAAAGAACAATATGAGAATATCGTAGTTAAAGCAAATCCAAATGGAGAGCTTTTAAGATTGAAAGATGTTGCTAAAGTTGAATTTGGAAGCTCGATGTATGATATCTATTCTAATTTGAATGGAAGACCATCAGCGGCTATTGTATTGAAACAATCTTTTGGTAGTAACGCGAATCAGGTTATTGAAGAAGTAAAAGCAAAATTGGAAAAAATCAAACAAAGATTTCCAAAAGGAATGGATTATGAAATTTCGTATGACGTTTCTAAATTCCTTGATGCTTCTATTGAAAAAGTAATTCATACTTTGGTAGAAGCGTTTATTCTGGTAGGTTTGGTAGTATTCCTTTTCTTAGGAGACTGGCGTTCTACTGTTATTCCTGCCATTGCGGTACCTGTATCGCTGATAGGAACTTTTGTGTTCATGACATTCTTTGATATATCATTGAACTTAATTACATTGTTTGCTTTGGTATTGGCAATTGGAGTCGTCGTCGATGATGCGATTGTGGTTATTGAGGCTGTTCACGCCAAGATGGAAGAAGAACATCTCTCGCCATTTAAAGCAACGAAAAAAGCAATGCATGAGATTGCAGGAGCAATTGTTGCCATTACATTCTTAATGGCAGCAGTATTTATCCCGGTTGCGTTTATGTCTGGTCCTGTTGGAGTATTCTACAGACAGTTTTCTGTAACGATGGCAACAGCAATCATCCTTTCCGGTATTGTGGCTTTGACATTGACACCGGCGCTTTGTGCGATGATGTTAAAAAACAATCATGGTCAGCCTAAAAAGAAAACTCCTGCCAATAGATTTATTGATGCCTTTAACGAAAAATTCAATTTAGCGCAAGGTAAATATCAAAATCTGTTAGGTAAAATTGTGGACAGAAGAGTGGTTACGATCGTGGCACTTGTAGGTTTCTGTATTGGAACATGGTTAATAAGCAGTTCGGTTCCTTCAGGATTTATTCCAAATGAGGATCAGGGAATGTTTTATGCTGTAATTCAGACACCTCCGGGTTCTTCTTTGGAAAGAACTAATAATATTGCGGAGAGAGTTCAGAAAATAGCAGAAGATATAGACGGAGTAAAATCAGTTTCTTCATTAGCAGGTTACGAAATTCTGTCTGAAGGTACAGGAGCCAACTCAGGAACGTGTTTGGTGAACCTTAAAGACTGGAGCGATCGTAAAGAATCTGTTTTGGAGATTATGCACGAAATGGAGGAAAAATGTAAAGATATTACAGGAGCTAATATCGAGTTTTTCCAACCGCCTGCTGTACCTGGATATGGAGCTGCGGGAGGATTTGAGCTTCGTTTGTTAGATAAAACCGGTTCTGTTGATTATAAGAGAATGGAGCAGGTTAACAACGACTTCGTTGCGGAATTGAACAAACAACCGGAATTAACAAACGTATTTAGTTTCTATAGTTCTAGTTTCCCTCAGTACATGATGAAAGTTGATAACGATTTGGCACAACAAAAAGGTGTTTCTATCGAAAATGCCATGAATACTTTGTCAACTCTTGTGGGAAGTAACTACGAAATCAGTTTTATTAAATTCGGTATCAACTATAAAGTAATTGTTCAGGCTTCACCGGAATATCGTGCACAGCCGGATGATATCTTAAAACTGTATGTGAAAAATGATCGTGATGAAATGGTACCTTTTTCTGCTTTTATGAAACTGGAAAAAGTGTACGGACTTTCAGAAATCACTCGTCATAATATGTATACCTCAACTCAGATCAGTGGTTCTCCGGCTGCGGGTTATAGTTCAGGAACAGCGATTAAAGTGATTCAGAAAATAGCTGCTGAAAAATTACCAAGAGGGTATGATATTGATTGGGCAGGTATTTCTGCCGATGAGGTGGCTCAGGGTAATCAGGCTATTTGGGTATTCTTAATCTGTTTAGGATTCGTTTATTTAGTATTAGCGGCGCAGTACGAAAGTTTTATTCTGCCATTATCCGTAATTCTTTCTTTGCCGGCAGGTATTTTCGGAGCTTTCCTTTTATTGAAATTGACAGGATTAGAAAACAACATTTATGCTCAGGTTGCGATGGTTATGTTGATTGGTTTATTAGGTAAAAATGCCGTATTGATTGTAGAGTTTGCGATTCAGAGACATGCAGCAGGATTATCTGTTTTACAATCTGCAATGGAAGGAGCAAAAGCAAGGTTCCGTCCAATTTTGATGACTTCGTTTGCATTTATCGCCGGTTTATTACCACTTGCTTTTGCAACAGGTCCTGGTAAAATTGGAAATAGAACTATTGGTACTGCTGCTGCCGGAGGTATGCTTATCGGAACTATTTGCGGAGTATTCGTAATTCCGGGATTGTATTTCATCTTCGCTAAGATTGCCGAGAAACATAAACTGGTAAAACATGAAGAAGAGAATCCATTAACAGAAGAAATTGATAACAATCATGTATAA
- a CDS encoding TolC family protein — MYKIKTYQYSIALAVCLTVAGCKTPAPEAAVTTSAPVPESFGSTTQAQDANNNTAALNWKDYFKDQNLVDLIDVALKNNQELNITLQEIEIAKNDIRVKKGLLLPTAGLRAGAGVEKVGRYTSQGAGDATTEIKPGVETPDPLGDFTISAYANWEVDIWKKLRNSKKAALNRYLATVEGKNFVITNLIAEVADSYYELMALDNQLDIVKQTIKLQTNALEIVKVQKQAARATELGVKKFEAEVLTSQSMEFDILQQIKETENKINFLLGRYPQEIKRTNNTNFLSLLPAVVTSGIPSQLLQNRPDVKQAELELVASKLDVKVARAEFYPSLDITAAIGVNAFKPSYLFTMPESLLYSLAGDLVAPLINRNAIKAEFASANARQLQALYNYDRTVLNAYLEVSNQLSKIENLQKGYDLKSKQVDALNTSIDVSNDLFKSARVDYFEVLMTQRDALEAKLELIDTKKEQLNAAVHVYRDLGGGWK, encoded by the coding sequence ATGTATAAAATCAAAACATATCAATATAGCATTGCATTAGCTGTATGTCTAACAGTTGCAGGGTGTAAAACCCCTGCACCTGAGGCAGCAGTAACTACAAGTGCACCAGTACCTGAATCGTTTGGTTCGACAACCCAGGCTCAGGATGCTAACAATAATACGGCAGCATTAAACTGGAAAGATTATTTTAAGGATCAGAATCTGGTAGATTTAATAGATGTTGCTCTTAAAAATAATCAGGAACTAAATATTACTTTGCAGGAAATCGAAATAGCAAAAAATGATATCCGTGTAAAAAAAGGACTTTTATTACCAACAGCAGGTTTACGTGCCGGCGCCGGAGTAGAAAAAGTGGGAAGATATACAAGCCAGGGTGCGGGTGATGCTACAACGGAAATTAAACCAGGAGTTGAAACACCAGATCCGTTGGGAGATTTTACGATTTCAGCTTATGCAAACTGGGAAGTAGATATCTGGAAAAAACTGCGTAATTCTAAAAAAGCAGCTTTAAACAGATACTTGGCTACAGTTGAAGGTAAAAACTTCGTAATTACAAATCTTATCGCTGAAGTAGCTGATTCTTATTACGAATTAATGGCTTTGGACAATCAGTTGGATATTGTAAAACAAACCATCAAATTGCAGACTAATGCTTTGGAAATTGTAAAAGTTCAAAAACAGGCAGCAAGAGCAACTGAATTAGGAGTTAAGAAATTTGAAGCTGAGGTTTTAACTTCACAAAGCATGGAGTTTGATATCTTACAGCAGATAAAAGAGACCGAAAACAAAATCAACTTTTTGTTGGGTAGATATCCTCAGGAAATAAAAAGAACAAACAATACTAATTTCTTAAGTTTATTACCAGCTGTTGTAACTTCTGGAATTCCTTCTCAGTTGTTACAGAATCGCCCGGATGTTAAGCAGGCAGAATTGGAATTGGTGGCTTCAAAATTAGATGTGAAAGTAGCTCGTGCTGAGTTTTATCCTTCTCTGGATATTACTGCAGCGATAGGAGTAAATGCTTTTAAACCTTCTTATTTGTTTACAATGCCGGAATCGCTTTTATATTCTTTGGCAGGAGATCTTGTAGCGCCTTTGATTAACAGAAATGCAATCAAAGCAGAATTTGCAAGTGCAAACGCAAGACAGCTTCAGGCATTGTACAATTACGATCGTACGGTTTTAAATGCTTATTTAGAAGTATCCAATCAATTGTCTAAGATTGAAAATCTTCAAAAAGGCTACGATCTTAAATCAAAACAAGTGGACGCTTTAAATACTTCTATTGATGTTTCAAACGATTTGTTTAAATCGGCCAGAGTAGATTATTTTGAGGTTTTAATGACGCAGAGAGATGCATTAGAAGCTAAACTGGAATTAATTGATACTAAAAAAGAACAACTTAATGCTGCAGTTCATGTTTACAGAGACCTGGGCGGCGGATGGAAATAA
- a CDS encoding ACT domain-containing protein, protein MSGEKDLQQLLKSMKPELNTGDYVFCKVDKLENIDLNVVEMFFREKEAITLILKKEIADVLKLEYSPAMSWITLTVHSSLEAVGLTAAFSKALSENNISCNVVAAYYHDHIFVNKKDAKKAIEILNSFSN, encoded by the coding sequence ATGTCCGGAGAGAAAGATTTACAGCAATTATTAAAAAGTATGAAACCTGAATTGAATACAGGAGATTATGTTTTTTGTAAAGTAGACAAATTAGAAAACATTGATTTGAATGTTGTAGAGATGTTTTTTAGGGAAAAAGAAGCCATTACTTTAATCCTTAAAAAAGAAATAGCTGACGTTTTAAAGTTGGAATATTCTCCTGCAATGTCATGGATAACACTTACCGTACATTCGTCATTAGAAGCAGTCGGATTAACAGCGGCATTTTCTAAAGCTCTTTCAGAAAATAATATCAGTTGTAATGTAGTAGCAGCTTATTATCACGATCATATTTTTGTAAATAAAAAAGATGCAAAAAAAGCGATTGAAATCCTGAATTCATTTTCGAATTGA
- a CDS encoding efflux RND transporter periplasmic adaptor subunit, with the protein MKRIILITGFMALVCLTSCTQKKEEKEEEEKFTVTNPVKIDTSFTKEYVSQIRSVRNIEIRAQEKGFLQNIYVDEGQFVKKGQLLFKIMPNMYQSELLKAQAEQKSVEIELQNSKLLADKNIVSKNELSVAQAKLQSAKAEVALAKLHLSFTEIRAPFDGTIDRIPLKLGSLIDEGELLTSLSDNSQMFAYFNVSEPEYISYETNIKDRADNKVNLVLANGDIFKDKGNVEVIESEFNNETGNIAFRARFPNSGKLLRNGETGQVQMNVPLKNAIVIPQKATYEIQDKKYVFIVGKDDKVSSREITITGEIPDLYVIKSGLNENDKILLEGVQKVKENDKIKYEFESPKKVINNLRLKAE; encoded by the coding sequence ATGAAAAGAATCATCTTGATCACAGGCTTTATGGCCTTGGTGTGCTTAACCAGTTGTACACAAAAAAAAGAAGAAAAAGAAGAAGAAGAAAAGTTCACTGTAACTAATCCGGTAAAAATTGATACTTCGTTTACGAAGGAATACGTTTCGCAGATCAGATCTGTCCGAAACATCGAGATCCGTGCTCAGGAAAAAGGGTTTTTACAAAACATCTATGTAGATGAAGGGCAGTTTGTAAAAAAAGGACAATTGTTGTTCAAAATTATGCCAAACATGTATCAGTCTGAATTACTTAAAGCACAGGCAGAACAAAAATCAGTGGAAATTGAATTACAAAATTCAAAACTATTGGCTGATAAAAATATCGTTTCTAAAAACGAATTAAGTGTAGCTCAGGCAAAATTGCAGTCTGCAAAAGCTGAAGTGGCATTGGCAAAATTGCATTTATCTTTCACAGAAATCAGAGCTCCTTTTGACGGAACAATCGACAGAATTCCATTAAAGCTTGGAAGTTTGATTGATGAAGGAGAGTTATTGACAAGCCTTTCAGACAACAGTCAGATGTTTGCCTATTTCAATGTTTCTGAGCCGGAATATATTAGCTATGAAACGAATATTAAAGATCGTGCAGATAACAAAGTGAATTTAGTTTTAGCTAACGGAGATATTTTTAAAGACAAAGGAAATGTTGAAGTTATAGAAAGTGAATTTAACAATGAAACCGGAAATATTGCTTTTAGAGCACGATTCCCAAATTCAGGAAAACTGCTTAGAAATGGGGAGACAGGACAAGTTCAGATGAATGTTCCGTTGAAAAACGCTATTGTAATTCCACAGAAAGCGACTTATGAAATTCAGGATAAAAAATATGTTTTCATTGTAGGGAAAGATGACAAAGTAAGTTCTAGAGAAATCACGATTACAGGCGAGATTCCTGATTTATACGTGATTAAAAGCGGACTTAATGAAAATGACAAAATCTTACTTGAAGGCGTTCAGAAAGTAAAAGAAAACGACAAAATTAAATACGAGTTTGAATCTCCTAAAAAGGTAATTAATAACCTTCGCTTAAAAGCAGAGTAA
- a CDS encoding M1 family metallopeptidase, with protein MEKKILHFAVIAFVFFAQNNFAQELYMPRNIKQAYADGTRSKDGKPGKNYWQNHGKYNMEIAVDPRLKVVSGTETIIYENNSKDTLRSLAIRFVNNLHKPSSPRGSIVSDDFLSDGLTITSLKIENEVYNENARKWGTVGAVKLKKAILPHSKTIINIQWNYPLSKESGREGQIDETTFFVAYSYPRVSVYDDYNGWDMLPHTDRQEFYNDFNDYVFSVKAPKNYVVYATGDLLNPDEVLQPEFATRLKKSYTTDEILHIANEQEMQSGIVTKQYDWNVWKFEAKNITDVTFGLSDHYLWDASSVIVDKKTNRRASVQAAYDIKGTDFVNSVKNNQYALDWFSNNWPGVPYPFSKMTAFQGFADMEYPMMCNDSQMGDAKFAQLVQDHEVAHTYFPFYMGINETRYAFMDEGWATTFEYLIGIAEHGQEAADQFYKNFRVKGYINDRSTEEDQPIISMSTQVSGAGYGNNSYGKASLSYLALKDMLGDDLFKKALHDYMDTWNGKHPIPWDYFNSFNTATGKNLNWFFNNWFFTNHYLDIAVKSVSADNKVITVENIGGFAIPFDVLITYADNSKVTLHQTPAIWEKNLKTAKIVLKSTKKIKQVELDGGIFMDATPKNNSLIVK; from the coding sequence ATGGAAAAGAAAATATTGCATTTTGCAGTAATAGCATTTGTTTTTTTTGCTCAGAATAACTTTGCTCAGGAGCTTTATATGCCAAGAAATATAAAACAAGCTTACGCAGACGGAACACGTTCTAAAGATGGGAAACCAGGAAAAAACTACTGGCAGAATCACGGAAAGTACAATATGGAAATTGCAGTTGATCCCAGGCTAAAAGTGGTAAGCGGAACTGAAACTATTATTTATGAAAATAACAGCAAAGATACTTTAAGAAGTCTGGCTATTCGTTTTGTAAACAATCTTCATAAACCTTCATCTCCGCGTGGCAGCATTGTAAGCGACGATTTTTTAAGTGACGGACTAACCATTACTTCATTAAAAATAGAAAATGAAGTTTATAACGAGAATGCCAGAAAATGGGGGACTGTTGGAGCTGTAAAATTGAAAAAAGCGATTTTACCGCATTCTAAAACTATTATAAATATTCAATGGAATTATCCTTTGTCTAAAGAAAGCGGCAGGGAAGGACAAATAGACGAAACTACTTTTTTTGTAGCTTACAGTTATCCGCGTGTTTCGGTTTATGATGATTATAATGGCTGGGATATGTTGCCGCATACCGATCGTCAGGAGTTTTATAATGATTTTAATGATTATGTTTTCTCTGTAAAAGCACCCAAAAATTATGTAGTTTACGCGACAGGAGATTTATTAAATCCGGATGAGGTTTTACAGCCTGAGTTTGCTACTCGTTTGAAAAAATCTTATACAACAGATGAGATTCTTCATATTGCAAACGAACAGGAAATGCAAAGCGGAATCGTAACGAAACAATACGATTGGAACGTTTGGAAATTCGAGGCTAAAAATATTACCGATGTTACCTTTGGTTTAAGCGATCATTACTTATGGGATGCAAGCAGCGTAATAGTTGATAAAAAAACAAATCGTCGCGCTAGTGTTCAGGCAGCTTATGATATTAAGGGAACAGATTTCGTAAATTCCGTTAAAAACAATCAATATGCTTTAGACTGGTTTTCTAATAATTGGCCTGGAGTTCCATATCCATTTTCGAAAATGACAGCGTTTCAGGGTTTTGCAGACATGGAATATCCTATGATGTGTAATGATTCACAAATGGGAGATGCAAAATTTGCTCAATTGGTACAAGATCACGAAGTGGCACATACCTATTTTCCTTTTTATATGGGAATTAATGAAACACGTTATGCTTTTATGGATGAAGGCTGGGCAACTACTTTTGAATATTTAATTGGAATTGCAGAACATGGTCAGGAAGCAGCAGATCAATTCTATAAAAATTTTAGAGTAAAAGGGTATATTAATGATCGTTCTACCGAAGAAGATCAGCCAATTATCTCAATGTCTACACAAGTTTCGGGAGCCGGTTATGGAAATAATTCATACGGAAAAGCTTCTTTGTCTTATTTAGCTTTAAAAGATATGTTAGGTGATGATTTGTTCAAAAAAGCATTACATGATTACATGGATACCTGGAATGGAAAACATCCAATTCCATGGGATTATTTTAATTCTTTCAATACGGCAACAGGAAAGAACCTAAATTGGTTTTTCAATAATTGGTTCTTTACAAACCATTATTTAGATATTGCTGTTAAAAGTGTTTCTGCTGATAATAAAGTTATTACAGTAGAGAATATTGGTGGTTTTGCGATTCCTTTTGATGTTCTAATTACTTATGCAGATAATTCAAAAGTAACTTTACATCAAACACCTGCAATTTGGGAAAAGAATCTAAAAACAGCTAAAATTGTTTTGAAAAGCACAAAGAAAATTAAACAAGTAGAACTTGACGGTGGTATTTTTATGGATGCAACTCCTAAAAATAACAGCTTAATAGTTAAGTAA
- a CDS encoding GNAT family N-acetyltransferase, with protein sequence MEIKKIEAADTWIIRHEVMWPDQPFEFVQLKEDDFGLHYGVYEDNKLVSIVSCFIDGEVMQFRKLATLNAYQGKGIASALLRHIFKVAEEKGVKKVWCNARIEKKQFYEKFGMTDTGEVFNKAGQEFAILEVLF encoded by the coding sequence ATGGAAATAAAAAAAATAGAAGCAGCTGATACCTGGATAATAAGACATGAAGTAATGTGGCCAGATCAGCCTTTTGAATTTGTTCAGTTAAAAGAGGATGATTTTGGATTGCATTATGGTGTTTATGAAGACAATAAATTAGTTTCAATAGTTTCTTGTTTTATTGATGGTGAAGTAATGCAGTTTAGAAAATTAGCGACCTTAAACGCTTATCAGGGCAAAGGAATAGCTTCTGCATTATTACGCCATATTTTTAAAGTTGCAGAAGAAAAAGGAGTGAAAAAAGTCTGGTGTAATGCCAGAATAGAAAAAAAACAATTTTACGAAAAATTTGGTATGACCGATACAGGTGAAGTTTTTAATAAAGCCGGACAGGAATTTGCTATTCTGGAAGTGTTGTTTTAA